A single window of Magnetococcus marinus MC-1 DNA harbors:
- a CDS encoding phosphate-starvation-inducible PsiE family protein, which produces MLEKPPNLFCKERLLPYFYHVTNAVFGVILLFLTLGVVIGAGKLFLGLSDLLLTGGLANSYHTLIADVLSLFILIELSRSLVEYFEQKRLRLVFIVDAAIVFVLREIMIKLFQEKMHTEEIYAFSALILALGVIRASSVVFSPSHALPKQAERSPGTA; this is translated from the coding sequence ATGCTGGAAAAACCGCCTAACCTGTTTTGTAAAGAACGCTTATTGCCCTATTTTTACCATGTTACCAATGCGGTTTTTGGGGTTATCTTGCTCTTCTTGACCCTGGGTGTGGTCATTGGGGCCGGTAAACTGTTTTTGGGCCTGAGCGATCTGCTGCTGACAGGCGGCCTCGCAAACAGCTATCACACCTTAATTGCCGATGTGCTGTCGCTGTTTATCCTCATTGAGCTCTCCCGCTCTTTGGTGGAATACTTCGAGCAAAAACGCCTGCGTTTGGTGTTTATTGTGGATGCCGCCATTGTGTTCGTCCTGCGGGAGATCATGATTAAGCTGTTCCAAGAAAAAATGCATACCGAAGAGATCTATGCCTTTAGTGCCTTAATCCTGGCCTTAGGGGTCATTCGCGCCTCATCGGTCGTATTCTCCCCCAGTCACGCCCTACCTAAGCAGGCTGAGCGCAGCCCTGGGACAGCGTAA
- a CDS encoding transporter substrate-binding domain-containing protein, translating into MMRMLLLVLVGLLAWLPSSWAGDEPPIHADIRHRPPEMIVHGGFMGGPLKEVLEQAAAKLQRKVVWRSVPFSESYKDLQSGAVDVVPRTIRTAEREPFVHFLGPIGQQNKAILFLLRKGQERQIRSLADLHGLTVGVKPKTAYFPAFDQDESITKLPTEGGDYGLVTRLIEGTADVVAVLDQAAMESALAGLGFKDYAYAPFRHEQIIENYFGFSKNSPLAAVAPALNHLLQEMAASGQIEAIYARHQANPMPIAEHGSLLTVAEKAWLATHPEPLLVHNEQDYPPFNYVVEGRPSGFSIDFMDLVAAKLGLTIRYVTGPRWSEFLEQMQQGKLDIMLNIVQTEARDHYLNFTRPYVDNPPVFVTRQDQPPVRRFEELVGRRVAVPEGFFYQELMGNRYPEIQQHLTKGMLEALQAVAGGEADAAVGGLAIENWLIQTYGLTNLRVDSLIRDTAFSNQLRMAVHKEQPLLAALLQKGIDAVTQEELGALQRKWFGGAVDPGSERVAVGENLGLVPQERVWLREHPNIRLGVDPARPPFEFMDRNGIHKGMISDYVKEVEQSIGVRMEPVQNLDWEAMLARAKRGEIDVISALSPSPERRKQFLFSRPYMQVPIAVLTRNTVEDLQKMDNLRETRLGVVKGYMTEELVRRNHPQQKIFPYKNLEVALKALSVGEVDALLANQLAAVHRVNELAITNLKVNFVSPYSDDLAFGIRQDWQPLVAIMDKAIAAIPASERERIQRSWGGGSLTQGMEPSQLESIPYGRLGWMVLALVGVLLVVERILDRSGADVQSFYRSRSAKTLGVSLVAVLMVFVVVMAWLFIEHQERQTRQRTGESLSTLLQTTHEALSIWVRGNRNFLQAMARDLEIRHYTQALVASDLADLSRNPAQQEMAAHFQRVILAREAQSFALLDATGTIRFSTNSHDLGKQHALASLRADALAKVFAGEGVFIAPLLEPVEGEARPSLFMMEPVKNATGQTLAALAQRLDPTQEWTRIANVGRLNKTGETYLFNQAGILASESRFLYQLKQLKLVGEQENSILNLRLGDPGGDLFKGYTPHKTRDQYPLTRMAQAAIKGQSGQDIEGYRDYRGVPVLGVWLWDSELGLGMVSEVDVQDALTSYYANRNALLWVLAVTLLLSLALTVFSALLGERANRQLLKSKDELEDMVQSRTMALNRASEGLNLALSSMSNGLIMLDQALTILIVNGHYLSLLQLPETLVGVGKPIEPVVRYLVVRGDYGAVDEESMVRQQLQSMRQQQSGNIELNTPDRRSIDVHQAPTETGGMVFTLTDVTERKRSEERLNLALEGGSLGYWDVNLITDEMVVNQRWAEMLGYGLDEISPVLRQTWLETIHPEDRELVLARGNDYRAGVLDRYEVEYRARAKDGTARWLVSRGAIMEHQEDGQPRRMVGTVQDITERKLMEAALSESEERSRLILTSVTDGIFGMDAQGCTTFVNPAAAAMLGYREDELTGMLMHDTVHHSHPDGSPYAHEQCPMRAAFAEGAVRVITDEVLWHKDGHAFPVEYTAVPMQKRGKRVGAVVVFRDITQRKADEKRLAESEQRLVLALQGANLGLWDWQAETGSLITNDIWSAMIGYTKEALDARYGNTFERWLALVHADDLPETQQRLEAHLRGETEEFRAEYRMLTESGEWKWILDIGRGVEWDEQGVAKRLVGIHQDIDALKRSAEQLRLANFLSDQALDLSQAGYWHVPLTAEDGYYNSSERAAAVFGDPPRPDWRYHVMDEWFANVEAGDKLASAATLANFTAAINGTVPRYDSIYAYKRPLDGKVVWIHAMGHVERDEQGKATDMYGITMDITASKLAADAIQQAKEIADAANQAKSDFLANMSHEIRTPMNAIIGMSHLALQTDLNGRQRNYITKVKRSAEALLGIINDILDFSKIEAGKLTMEFIDFRLEDVLDNLSNLVGLKAEEKGLELHFSLPPGLHTALKGDPLRLGQVLINLGNNAVKFTAHGDVVVKVQQLERTTERIKLYFSVKDSGIGMTPEQKGLLFKSFSQADASTTRKFGGTGLGLAISKRLVEMMEGEIDVDSVPEQGSDFHFSAWFGLGEVRGEETLRVERDLANLHLLVVDDNSTAREILAEMAQSFGFRVDTAESGAAALAKVEAAAALNDPVQVVLMDWKMPDMDGLQTARAMQHNDDLQELPMVIMVTAYGREEAVQAATGVELKGFLTKPVSPSTLLDAVMGALGREGVSGRRAHERQVEESEAIILLRGAKVLLVEDNEINQELALELLANAGILAKLAENGVEALQALQREPFDGVLMDVQMPIMDGYTATREIRKQAAFKDLPVIAMTANVMAADLEKAKAAGMQAHVSKPIDVREMFTTMAQWIKPSGLVVEPVLAVTTAEPVDVGEGDAFPTSLPGIHLQEGLARSGGDVSLYRRLLGKFRENQAAALVRMQGHLQQGEREDAVRQIHTLKGVSGTLGARDLFEAAKALEANLKAHDTPVDEALLATTEQALQQVLGGLAFTAQVSSPADGVQAEPLAQRLSALRRLLEEDDVASARLVEPLLPMLAGSPLAPLAKQLSEAVSGYDFEAALLALQALEAAVAGADEGAQIDLPQVREAARALLHLLEEDDTAAGEAAEALSQMLQSVSSLGEDAHQAGQLAERYAFEEAATVVRALLAKLEQLG; encoded by the coding sequence ATGATGAGAATGCTATTATTGGTGTTGGTTGGGTTGCTTGCTTGGCTTCCCTCCAGTTGGGCTGGGGATGAGCCCCCCATCCATGCCGATATCCGTCACCGCCCCCCCGAGATGATTGTACATGGCGGCTTTATGGGTGGCCCCCTTAAAGAGGTGTTGGAGCAGGCAGCCGCCAAGTTACAGCGCAAAGTTGTGTGGCGTTCGGTTCCTTTTTCAGAAAGTTATAAAGATCTTCAAAGCGGTGCGGTGGATGTGGTACCACGGACCATCCGTACGGCCGAGCGAGAGCCTTTTGTGCATTTTTTAGGGCCGATTGGTCAGCAGAACAAGGCGATTCTGTTTTTGCTGAGAAAGGGCCAGGAGCGGCAGATTCGCAGTTTAGCCGATCTGCATGGTCTAACGGTTGGGGTTAAACCCAAAACGGCCTATTTTCCCGCGTTTGACCAAGATGAAAGTATTACCAAACTGCCGACTGAGGGGGGCGATTATGGTCTGGTGACCCGCTTGATCGAGGGCACGGCTGATGTGGTGGCCGTGTTGGACCAAGCCGCCATGGAGAGTGCCTTGGCCGGTTTAGGCTTTAAAGATTATGCCTATGCCCCCTTTCGCCATGAACAAATTATCGAGAACTATTTTGGTTTTTCCAAAAATTCACCCCTAGCCGCCGTGGCACCGGCCTTAAATCACCTTCTCCAAGAGATGGCGGCCAGCGGTCAGATTGAGGCAATCTACGCCCGCCATCAAGCCAACCCCATGCCCATTGCGGAGCATGGCTCCCTGCTCACCGTGGCAGAGAAGGCGTGGTTAGCAACCCATCCAGAACCCCTGCTGGTACACAACGAACAGGATTATCCCCCCTTTAACTATGTGGTAGAGGGTCGCCCCAGCGGTTTTTCGATTGATTTTATGGATCTGGTCGCAGCCAAACTTGGGCTTACCATCCGTTATGTGACAGGCCCTCGTTGGTCTGAATTTCTTGAGCAGATGCAGCAGGGTAAGCTGGATATTATGCTCAACATTGTGCAGACCGAGGCGCGGGATCACTATCTTAATTTTACCCGTCCCTATGTGGATAATCCGCCGGTGTTTGTCACCCGCCAGGATCAACCCCCCGTGCGCCGTTTTGAAGAGCTGGTTGGTCGTCGGGTAGCCGTGCCCGAAGGCTTTTTTTATCAGGAACTCATGGGCAATCGTTACCCAGAGATTCAACAACACCTGACCAAGGGCATGCTTGAGGCGTTGCAAGCCGTGGCAGGGGGTGAAGCGGATGCTGCTGTGGGGGGGCTGGCGATTGAAAATTGGTTGATCCAGACCTATGGTTTAACCAACCTGCGGGTGGATAGTCTGATTCGTGATACCGCATTTTCCAACCAGCTACGCATGGCGGTACACAAAGAGCAACCGCTGCTCGCAGCTTTGCTGCAAAAGGGGATTGACGCGGTTACACAAGAGGAGTTGGGGGCTCTCCAGAGAAAATGGTTTGGTGGGGCGGTTGATCCGGGCAGCGAGCGTGTGGCCGTGGGAGAAAACCTAGGCTTGGTGCCCCAAGAGCGGGTGTGGTTGCGGGAGCATCCAAATATCCGCTTGGGGGTGGATCCTGCTCGGCCCCCCTTTGAGTTTATGGATCGCAACGGTATCCATAAGGGCATGATTAGCGACTATGTAAAAGAGGTTGAACAGAGCATCGGCGTGCGCATGGAACCGGTGCAAAATCTGGATTGGGAAGCGATGCTTGCCCGCGCCAAACGGGGCGAAATTGATGTGATTTCAGCGCTCAGTCCAAGCCCAGAGCGACGCAAGCAGTTTTTGTTTAGCCGACCCTATATGCAGGTACCTATTGCGGTGTTAACCCGTAATACGGTGGAGGATCTGCAAAAGATGGACAACCTGCGCGAAACCCGTTTGGGTGTCGTTAAGGGTTATATGACCGAAGAGTTGGTGCGTCGCAACCATCCCCAGCAAAAGATTTTTCCCTATAAAAACTTGGAAGTGGCCCTTAAAGCGCTCTCTGTGGGTGAAGTGGATGCGTTGTTAGCCAATCAGCTAGCGGCGGTGCATCGGGTCAATGAGCTGGCGATTACCAACTTAAAGGTGAATTTTGTCTCGCCCTACAGCGACGATCTGGCCTTTGGCATTCGTCAAGATTGGCAGCCTTTGGTGGCGATTATGGATAAAGCCATCGCGGCGATTCCCGCAAGTGAACGGGAACGCATTCAGCGCAGTTGGGGGGGGGGTAGTCTGACCCAGGGCATGGAGCCGAGTCAGTTGGAGAGTATCCCCTACGGACGGCTTGGTTGGATGGTGCTGGCGCTGGTGGGTGTGCTGCTGGTGGTTGAGCGGATTCTGGATCGCAGTGGGGCCGATGTGCAAAGCTTTTATCGATCCCGTTCCGCTAAAACGCTGGGCGTGAGCTTGGTGGCTGTGCTCATGGTGTTTGTGGTGGTGATGGCATGGCTGTTTATAGAGCACCAAGAGCGGCAGACGCGACAACGCACCGGCGAGTCCTTGAGCACCCTGTTGCAGACCACCCACGAAGCGCTCTCGATTTGGGTGCGCGGCAATCGTAATTTTTTACAGGCCATGGCACGTGATTTGGAGATTCGCCATTATACGCAAGCCTTGGTCGCGAGCGATTTGGCTGACCTGAGTCGCAATCCGGCCCAGCAGGAGATGGCCGCCCATTTTCAGCGGGTCATACTTGCCCGTGAAGCACAAAGTTTTGCCTTGCTGGATGCCACAGGCACCATACGTTTTTCCACCAACAGCCATGATTTGGGTAAGCAGCATGCGTTGGCCAGCCTTAGGGCCGATGCATTGGCTAAAGTGTTTGCCGGGGAGGGTGTGTTTATTGCGCCTCTGCTCGAACCCGTGGAAGGGGAGGCACGGCCATCTCTCTTTATGATGGAGCCGGTTAAAAATGCCACCGGGCAGACCCTGGCAGCCCTGGCGCAACGTTTGGATCCAACCCAAGAGTGGACCCGTATTGCCAATGTCGGGCGGCTCAATAAAACCGGCGAGACCTATCTGTTTAACCAAGCGGGCATTCTGGCCTCAGAGAGTAGATTTCTCTATCAACTCAAGCAACTTAAATTGGTGGGTGAGCAGGAGAACAGTATTCTCAATCTGCGCTTGGGGGATCCTGGTGGAGATCTATTTAAGGGGTATACACCCCACAAAACGAGGGATCAATATCCCCTGACACGCATGGCGCAAGCCGCGATTAAGGGCCAGAGTGGGCAGGATATTGAGGGGTATCGGGACTATCGCGGGGTGCCGGTGCTGGGGGTATGGTTATGGGATAGCGAGTTGGGCTTGGGCATGGTCAGTGAGGTGGATGTGCAAGATGCCCTAACCTCTTATTATGCCAATCGTAATGCCTTGCTGTGGGTGTTGGCCGTCACGCTGTTGCTGTCGTTGGCACTGACGGTGTTCAGTGCGCTGCTGGGGGAGCGGGCCAACCGTCAACTGCTTAAATCCAAAGATGAGCTAGAGGATATGGTGCAGAGCCGTACCATGGCCCTGAATAGGGCTTCGGAGGGGCTTAATCTGGCCCTATCGAGCATGTCTAACGGACTCATCATGCTGGACCAGGCCCTAACCATTCTTATTGTCAATGGTCACTATTTGTCTCTGTTGCAGCTACCTGAAACACTGGTTGGTGTGGGTAAACCCATTGAACCGGTGGTGCGCTATCTGGTCGTCCGTGGGGATTATGGCGCGGTGGATGAAGAGAGCATGGTTCGGCAGCAGCTACAGAGCATGCGCCAACAACAGAGTGGCAATATTGAGCTTAATACCCCCGATCGACGCAGTATTGATGTGCATCAGGCCCCAACAGAAACCGGTGGGATGGTGTTTACCCTGACCGATGTAACCGAACGCAAACGCAGTGAAGAGCGCCTTAATTTGGCCCTAGAAGGGGGTTCCCTGGGTTACTGGGACGTCAACTTGATTACAGATGAGATGGTGGTTAACCAACGTTGGGCAGAGATGTTGGGTTATGGGTTGGATGAGATTAGCCCGGTCTTGAGGCAGACGTGGTTAGAGACCATACACCCTGAGGATCGTGAATTGGTATTGGCCCGTGGCAATGACTACCGGGCTGGTGTGTTGGATCGTTACGAGGTGGAGTACCGGGCACGAGCCAAGGATGGCACGGCGCGTTGGTTGGTCTCGCGGGGGGCCATTATGGAGCACCAAGAGGATGGCCAGCCACGGCGCATGGTGGGCACGGTGCAGGATATAACCGAGCGTAAACTGATGGAGGCCGCCCTTTCCGAGTCAGAGGAGCGTAGCCGGCTGATTTTGACCTCTGTGACCGATGGTATTTTTGGTATGGATGCCCAAGGGTGTACCACCTTTGTCAACCCTGCGGCGGCGGCTATGTTGGGTTATCGCGAAGATGAGCTGACCGGGATGCTTATGCACGATACCGTGCACCATAGCCATCCCGATGGCAGCCCCTATGCCCATGAGCAGTGCCCCATGCGGGCCGCCTTTGCAGAGGGGGCCGTGCGGGTCATTACCGACGAGGTGTTGTGGCATAAGGATGGTCACGCCTTTCCGGTTGAGTATACCGCTGTACCCATGCAAAAAAGGGGCAAACGGGTGGGTGCGGTGGTGGTGTTTCGTGACATCACCCAGCGCAAGGCCGATGAGAAGCGCTTGGCAGAGAGTGAACAGCGGTTGGTGCTGGCCCTACAGGGTGCCAACTTGGGATTATGGGATTGGCAAGCGGAGACCGGTTCTCTGATTACCAACGATATTTGGTCGGCGATGATTGGCTACACCAAAGAGGCGTTGGATGCCCGTTATGGCAACACGTTTGAACGCTGGTTGGCGTTGGTGCATGCCGACGACCTGCCGGAAACCCAGCAGCGGTTAGAGGCCCACTTGCGGGGTGAAACCGAGGAGTTTCGGGCCGAGTATCGGATGTTGACCGAATCGGGAGAGTGGAAATGGATTTTGGATATTGGGCGCGGGGTGGAGTGGGATGAGCAGGGTGTTGCCAAGCGTCTGGTGGGCATTCATCAGGACATTGATGCCCTCAAGCGCTCAGCAGAGCAGCTACGTCTGGCCAACTTTCTCAGCGATCAGGCGCTGGATCTTAGTCAGGCGGGTTACTGGCATGTCCCCCTGACCGCAGAGGATGGCTACTATAACTCGTCGGAGCGTGCTGCGGCGGTGTTTGGCGATCCACCACGGCCCGATTGGCGTTACCATGTGATGGATGAGTGGTTTGCCAATGTGGAGGCGGGGGATAAGCTGGCGTCAGCAGCAACCTTGGCCAATTTTACAGCGGCCATCAATGGCACGGTGCCTCGCTATGACAGCATCTACGCCTATAAACGCCCCCTGGATGGCAAGGTGGTATGGATTCATGCAATGGGCCATGTAGAGCGAGACGAACAGGGCAAAGCGACGGATATGTATGGCATTACCATGGATATTACCGCCAGTAAGCTAGCGGCGGATGCCATTCAGCAAGCCAAGGAGATTGCGGATGCGGCAAACCAGGCCAAGAGCGATTTTTTAGCCAACATGTCCCATGAGATTCGTACCCCTATGAATGCCATTATCGGCATGAGCCATCTGGCGTTACAGACCGATCTAAATGGGCGCCAGCGTAACTATATTACCAAGGTTAAGCGCTCGGCCGAGGCGTTGTTGGGGATCATTAACGATATTCTGGATTTCTCTAAGATCGAAGCCGGTAAACTCACCATGGAGTTCATTGATTTTCGACTGGAGGATGTGTTGGATAACCTCTCCAATCTGGTGGGGTTAAAGGCTGAAGAGAAAGGGTTGGAGCTGCACTTTAGTTTACCGCCAGGGCTGCATACGGCGCTCAAGGGTGATCCCTTGCGGCTGGGGCAGGTGCTCATCAACCTAGGCAACAATGCGGTTAAGTTTACCGCCCATGGGGATGTGGTGGTAAAGGTGCAGCAGCTGGAGCGTACCACGGAGCGCATTAAACTCTATTTTAGCGTCAAGGATAGTGGCATCGGCATGACCCCGGAGCAGAAGGGGTTGTTGTTTAAATCCTTTAGCCAAGCGGATGCCTCCACCACCCGTAAGTTTGGCGGTACTGGCCTGGGATTGGCCATCTCCAAGCGGTTGGTGGAGATGATGGAGGGTGAAATTGATGTGGATAGTGTGCCTGAGCAGGGCAGCGATTTTCACTTTAGTGCATGGTTTGGGTTGGGCGAAGTGCGGGGCGAAGAGACGCTGCGGGTAGAGCGGGATTTGGCGAATCTGCATCTGTTGGTGGTGGATGACAACAGCACCGCGCGGGAGATTCTCGCGGAGATGGCGCAAAGTTTTGGTTTTCGGGTAGACACGGCAGAGAGTGGCGCAGCGGCTTTGGCTAAAGTTGAAGCCGCGGCGGCGTTAAACGATCCGGTACAGGTTGTGCTAATGGATTGGAAAATGCCTGATATGGATGGGCTTCAGACTGCCCGCGCCATGCAGCATAATGACGATTTGCAAGAGCTGCCTATGGTCATTATGGTGACCGCCTATGGCCGGGAAGAGGCCGTGCAGGCTGCGACAGGGGTGGAACTCAAGGGCTTTCTGACCAAGCCTGTTTCACCCTCGACACTGTTGGATGCGGTGATGGGCGCCTTGGGCCGGGAAGGGGTATCAGGCCGTCGTGCCCATGAGCGGCAGGTTGAAGAGTCAGAAGCCATCATCCTGCTGCGTGGTGCCAAGGTGTTGTTGGTGGAGGATAACGAGATTAACCAAGAGCTGGCTCTGGAGTTATTGGCCAATGCCGGCATTTTGGCCAAGCTGGCGGAAAATGGTGTCGAGGCTTTGCAGGCCCTTCAGCGAGAGCCCTTTGATGGGGTGTTGATGGATGTACAAATGCCCATTATGGATGGCTACACGGCCACCCGTGAAATCCGCAAACAGGCGGCTTTTAAGGATCTACCGGTGATCGCCATGACAGCCAATGTGATGGCGGCTGATCTGGAGAAAGCCAAGGCCGCAGGCATGCAAGCCCACGTGAGTAAACCCATTGATGTACGCGAGATGTTTACCACCATGGCCCAGTGGATTAAACCGTCAGGATTGGTGGTAGAGCCGGTGCTTGCGGTGACAACAGCAGAGCCGGTGGATGTGGGTGAGGGGGATGCGTTCCCCACAAGCCTGCCGGGGATCCATTTGCAGGAGGGATTAGCCCGTTCAGGGGGGGATGTTTCCCTATATCGGCGGTTATTGGGTAAATTCCGCGAGAATCAAGCCGCAGCATTGGTGCGCATGCAGGGGCATTTGCAACAAGGTGAGCGTGAGGATGCGGTGCGTCAAATACATACCCTTAAAGGGGTGAGTGGTACCCTTGGTGCACGAGACCTATTTGAGGCGGCAAAGGCGCTAGAGGCCAACCTGAAAGCCCACGATACCCCCGTGGATGAAGCCTTGTTGGCAACCACCGAGCAAGCTTTGCAGCAGGTGCTGGGGGGGTTGGCGTTTACGGCGCAGGTCAGCAGCCCAGCAGATGGGGTGCAGGCTGAACCATTGGCCCAGCGATTGTCAGCCCTGCGCCGTTTGTTGGAAGAGGATGATGTGGCGTCAGCCCGTTTGGTTGAGCCGTTACTACCCATGTTGGCGGGAAGCCCCTTAGCCCCGCTGGCTAAGCAGCTCAGTGAGGCGGTGAGTGGATACGATTTTGAGGCGGCCTTGTTGGCGTTGCAGGCGCTGGAGGCGGCGGTTGCAGGGGCTGATGAGGGTGCCCAGATTGATCTGCCCCAGGTGCGGGAAGCGGCCCGCGCTCTGCTGCACCTGTTAGAGGAGGATGATACCGCCGCGGGGGAGGCCGCAGAGGCGCTTTCCCAGATGTTACAAAGCGTGTCGTCGTTGGGTGAGGATGCGCATCAAGCGGGCCAGTTGGCCGAGCGTTATGCTTTTGAGGAGGCCGCGACGGTGGTGCGTGCGCTGTTGGCGAAGCTGGAGCAGTTGGGTTAG
- a CDS encoding ABC transporter ATP-binding protein, with product MEKYAPPIDRTGNQAGGRPPLHQLFDDAPPPDRHAPSLDPVYGEDLAPEDFPQETVPRAPVAFLWMLVRRHFAGRALAMMGVAALSIGVMGCEPPVLRRLVETLGQGGHSVDAQQAWFWFAMVAGIWLLSSLCNRAFQILDLYTAPRLRFAVQSYLYAYLQGHSPRYFQENFAGKLGQKIKQAGQSALPLLNILLHDGVRIITILAMGTVMLWEMWPAMSLTLLGWSVGFLGVALFYARRCQALSYAFSDEVSTSAGRLIDTITNIELVRAFSRQLFERRQLAGFLAREQQASERVRWFLIIMNSVLYTITLFFQVLLLAMVVHRVVKGELGVGDFVLVFSLITIVVNNVWNLSQRMLEFYEQLGILAEALAMVGQPHEIQDAPQAQPLQVTQGEVVFERLHFNHGDGHGVFHGLDLTIKAGEKVGLVGPSGAGKSTLVKLLRRQYDPQQGRICIDGQDIAQVTLCSLNDAIAEVPQLPGMLHRSIGDNLLYARLDAQPQELVDAAAQAHCMAFIGRRAGGMATLVGELGVQLSGGEKQRIAIARAFLKNAPILILDEATSSLDSQTEHLIQTSLWQLMEGRTVIAIAHRLSTLTALDRIIYLEQGEIVEMGTHRELLAKQGAYWRLWERQSGGFLPE from the coding sequence ATGGAAAAGTATGCACCTCCCATAGATCGCACCGGCAACCAAGCGGGGGGGCGTCCCCCCCTGCACCAGCTCTTCGATGACGCACCGCCGCCGGATAGGCACGCCCCCTCGCTGGATCCCGTCTATGGGGAGGATCTGGCCCCGGAGGATTTTCCTCAAGAAACGGTGCCGCGTGCTCCGGTCGCCTTTTTATGGATGCTGGTGCGGCGCCACTTTGCCGGACGGGCCTTGGCGATGATGGGGGTCGCCGCGCTCTCCATCGGGGTGATGGGTTGTGAACCCCCCGTACTGCGACGCTTGGTCGAGACCTTGGGGCAGGGTGGGCACTCGGTAGATGCCCAGCAAGCGTGGTTTTGGTTTGCCATGGTGGCGGGCATTTGGTTGCTTTCATCGCTGTGCAACCGGGCTTTCCAAATTTTGGACCTCTACACTGCGCCACGTTTGCGGTTTGCCGTACAGTCCTACCTCTACGCCTATTTGCAAGGCCATAGCCCACGTTATTTCCAAGAAAATTTTGCGGGAAAACTGGGGCAAAAGATTAAACAAGCCGGGCAGAGTGCCCTGCCGTTGCTCAATATCCTGCTGCATGATGGGGTGCGGATTATTACCATTCTGGCCATGGGTACGGTGATGCTCTGGGAGATGTGGCCCGCCATGAGTTTAACCCTGTTGGGCTGGTCGGTGGGTTTTTTAGGGGTTGCTCTGTTCTATGCCCGTCGCTGTCAGGCCCTCTCCTACGCCTTTTCTGATGAGGTTTCCACCTCGGCTGGACGCTTGATCGACACCATCACCAACATTGAGCTGGTGCGGGCTTTTAGTCGTCAGCTCTTTGAACGGCGTCAACTGGCCGGTTTTTTGGCGCGGGAACAGCAGGCGTCGGAACGGGTGCGCTGGTTCTTGATTATTATGAACAGTGTGCTCTATACCATCACCCTGTTTTTTCAAGTGCTGTTGCTGGCGATGGTGGTTCACCGGGTGGTCAAAGGGGAGCTGGGGGTGGGGGATTTTGTGCTGGTCTTTTCCCTGATCACCATCGTTGTTAATAACGTGTGGAACCTTTCCCAACGCATGTTGGAGTTTTATGAGCAGCTGGGCATTCTTGCCGAGGCGTTGGCCATGGTGGGGCAGCCCCATGAAATTCAAGATGCCCCCCAAGCGCAACCGTTGCAAGTGACCCAAGGGGAGGTGGTGTTTGAGCGGCTACATTTCAACCATGGCGATGGACATGGGGTGTTCCACGGTCTGGACCTCACCATTAAGGCAGGGGAAAAGGTGGGGTTGGTGGGGCCATCGGGTGCGGGCAAAAGTACCTTGGTCAAGCTGCTGCGCCGTCAGTATGACCCTCAGCAGGGGCGTATCTGCATTGATGGACAAGATATTGCCCAAGTGACTTTGTGCTCCCTTAACGATGCCATCGCCGAGGTGCCCCAACTGCCCGGCATGTTGCACCGCAGCATTGGGGACAACCTACTTTATGCCCGACTGGATGCCCAGCCCCAAGAGCTGGTGGATGCGGCGGCTCAGGCCCACTGTATGGCCTTTATCGGACGCCGCGCGGGAGGGATGGCAACCCTAGTGGGGGAGCTGGGGGTGCAGCTCTCTGGGGGTGAAAAGCAGCGGATTGCCATCGCCCGTGCCTTTCTTAAAAATGCTCCGATTCTTATTTTGGATGAAGCAACCTCCTCGTTAGACTCTCAAACCGAGCATCTTATCCAGACATCTTTATGGCAGTTAATGGAGGGTCGAACGGTGATTGCCATTGCCCATCGGCTCTCTACCCTAACTGCGTTAGATCGCATTATCTATCTGGAGCAAGGTGAGATTGTGGAGATGGGTACCCATAGAGAGCTGCTGGCCAAACAGGGTGCCTATTGGCGACTGTGGGAGCGGCAATCTGGAGGTTTTTTACCTGAGTAG